The following are from one region of the bacterium HR11 genome:
- the ybgC gene encoding Acyl-CoA thioester hydrolase YbgC, which produces MTRPAGWLSIDVEVRFRDCDPMGHVNNAVYLTYLEEARKHYWREVLGVEDYRQVDFILARVEIDFRAPAFPGQVLRVWIRVGELRRSSFDFHYEIRNAATDGLIAEAQTVQVMYDYMHQRPKPIPDAVRDRIRAFEAGFPSAGKP; this is translated from the coding sequence ATGACCCGACCGGCCGGATGGCTCAGCATCGACGTCGAGGTCCGATTTCGGGACTGTGACCCGATGGGTCATGTGAACAACGCCGTGTACCTGACCTACTTGGAGGAGGCCCGCAAGCACTACTGGCGGGAAGTTTTGGGCGTCGAGGACTACCGTCAGGTCGACTTTATTCTGGCCCGGGTGGAGATCGACTTCCGGGCCCCGGCGTTTCCGGGTCAGGTCCTCCGGGTGTGGATCCGGGTCGGCGAGCTTCGGCGGTCCAGTTTTGACTTTCACTACGAAATCCGGAATGCGGCGACGGACGGCCTGATCGCTGAAGCCCAGACCGTGCAGGTCATGTACGACTATATGCATCAACGGCCCAAGCCGATCCCGGACGCCGTCCGGGACCGCATCAGGGCCTTTGAAGCGGGGTTCCCCTCTGCCGGTAAGCCCTGA
- the log gene encoding Cytokinin riboside 5'-monophosphate phosphoribohydrolase, giving the protein MYRLAEACGRVLAEAGWGVVTGGYFGVMEAASRVARAAGGRVASVPCREFRRDRIHPYADTVLWTDRYEDRIRTLCEVAHGYWVLPGGIGTMAELFYTWSMAQLRYPRHKPVILVGPQWPAILEGWRQHLLIPEGDWRYVQWAGDPTEALTLLEQHLRDAPGDLLG; this is encoded by the coding sequence GTGTATCGACTGGCGGAAGCATGTGGCCGGGTGTTGGCAGAAGCCGGCTGGGGCGTCGTGACGGGTGGCTACTTTGGCGTGATGGAGGCCGCCAGCCGGGTGGCGCGGGCGGCAGGCGGTCGGGTCGCCAGCGTACCGTGCCGGGAGTTTCGGCGGGACCGGATTCACCCCTATGCGGACACCGTCCTGTGGACGGACCGGTACGAGGACCGGATCCGGACGTTATGCGAGGTGGCCCATGGCTACTGGGTCCTCCCGGGTGGGATCGGCACGATGGCCGAGCTCTTCTACACGTGGAGCATGGCCCAGCTCCGGTATCCCCGCCACAAGCCCGTGATCCTCGTCGGGCCGCAGTGGCCGGCTATCTTGGAGGGGTGGCGCCAGCACCTGCTGATTCCGGAAGGGGACTGGCGCTATGTCCAGTGGGCCGGTGACCCGACGGAAGCCCTCACCTTACTGGAACAGCACCTTCGCGACGCCCCGGGCGATTTGCTTGGATGA
- the hupA gene encoding DNA-binding protein HU 1 — MNKRDLVRELAARTGLRLAQAQMVVEALFGVQDEPGIIASALRSGQRISLPGFGVFEVRPRKPRRARNPRTGEPVDIPSRRVPRFKAGRYLKEFVAG; from the coding sequence ATGAACAAGCGAGACCTCGTGCGTGAGCTGGCCGCCCGAACGGGCTTGCGCTTGGCTCAGGCCCAGATGGTGGTAGAAGCACTCTTTGGCGTGCAGGACGAACCCGGGATCATCGCCTCGGCCCTTCGTTCGGGCCAGCGCATCAGCCTGCCCGGGTTCGGTGTCTTCGAGGTCCGGCCGCGGAAGCCTCGGAGGGCGCGAAACCCCCGGACCGGCGAGCCGGTCGACATCCCCAGTCGACGGGTCCCGCGCTTTAAGGCCGGCCGGTACCTGAAAGAATTCGTGGCCGGATGA
- the ccmC gene encoding Heme exporter protein C, protein MKRRWPEVLWAMSGPVGVIFWWMAFFYAPREREMGDVQRIFYMHMPMAWTSLLAYGVSAVWHGLYLWKRQVRWLFHGWACVWVGVVTNALVLVTGMCWARPIWGSWWPWEPRLTTTFLMFIMYAAYLVLFAVLLPEGRTLGIVAYNLFSAVNLPVVYLAPRLWRGLHPVVIEGGQVRLEPAMWHTVLVGWLWSLSLALLLGFVADRIQWARFRWAQWLWSGGVSDA, encoded by the coding sequence ATGAAACGGCGATGGCCCGAGGTCTTGTGGGCGATGAGTGGCCCCGTCGGCGTCATCTTCTGGTGGATGGCCTTTTTCTACGCGCCGCGAGAGCGCGAAATGGGGGACGTCCAGCGGATCTTTTACATGCACATGCCGATGGCCTGGACGTCCCTGCTGGCCTATGGGGTCAGTGCCGTCTGGCACGGCCTGTACCTGTGGAAGCGCCAGGTCCGATGGCTCTTCCACGGATGGGCGTGCGTGTGGGTGGGCGTCGTGACCAATGCCCTCGTCTTGGTGACGGGCATGTGCTGGGCCCGCCCCATCTGGGGAAGCTGGTGGCCTTGGGAGCCCCGGCTGACGACGACCTTCCTGATGTTCATCATGTATGCGGCCTACCTCGTCCTCTTCGCCGTCCTCCTGCCGGAGGGCCGTACCCTGGGCATCGTGGCCTACAACTTGTTCAGCGCCGTGAACCTCCCCGTCGTGTACCTGGCGCCCCGTCTATGGCGGGGCCTGCACCCCGTCGTCATCGAGGGCGGCCAGGTCCGTCTGGAACCCGCCATGTGGCACACGGTGCTGGTCGGATGGCTGTGGTCCCTCTCGTTGGCCCTCCTCCTCGGGTTCGTCGCGGACCGGATTCAGTGGGCCCGCTTTCGTTGGGCCCAGTGGCTCTGGTCGGGGGGAGTGTCCGATGCGTGA
- the rnhB gene encoding Ribonuclease HII, translating to MLDCIAGVDEAGRGPVIGPMVLAIVGVAPKDVAGLRVAGVRDSKRLTRVRRASLMDRITERARFWDVFFFLPAAMDRASLTVLTVDVLVAWIDRYRPATVLVDALTAPAAIPALVGSIRRRLPDWTGRLRMWPAAERHPAVAAASVVAKVFRDEAVRWLRDRYGDFGWGYPSEARTRQFLEEWYRRYGRWPVWVRTKWQTCRRMEGAGDTR from the coding sequence ATGTTGGATTGCATCGCCGGTGTGGACGAGGCCGGTCGAGGCCCTGTCATCGGGCCCATGGTCCTGGCCATCGTGGGCGTCGCCCCGAAGGACGTGGCCGGTCTGCGGGTAGCCGGCGTCCGAGACTCGAAGCGTCTGACGCGGGTCCGGCGGGCATCCTTGATGGACCGAATTACCGAGCGGGCCCGATTCTGGGACGTCTTTTTCTTCCTGCCCGCCGCCATGGACCGGGCGTCCCTGACGGTCCTGACGGTCGACGTCCTCGTCGCCTGGATCGACCGCTACCGACCGGCGACCGTCCTGGTCGACGCCCTGACGGCCCCGGCGGCCATCCCGGCCCTCGTCGGGTCCATTCGCCGGCGGCTCCCGGACTGGACGGGCCGGCTTCGGATGTGGCCGGCCGCCGAGCGGCATCCGGCCGTGGCGGCCGCCTCGGTCGTCGCCAAGGTCTTCCGGGACGAGGCCGTCCGGTGGCTTCGGGATCGCTACGGCGACTTCGGATGGGGCTACCCCTCCGAGGCCCGGACCCGTCAGTTCCTGGAAGAGTGGTACCGTCGGTACGGCCGCTGGCCCGTGTGGGTCCGGACGAAATGGCAGACCTGCCGGCGCATGGAAGGGGCGGGAGATACAAGGTGA
- the qorA gene encoding Quinone oxidoreductase 1: MRAVVIREHGGPEVLRVEERPVPDVGPADIRVRVRAVALNHLDLWTRRGIPGVRLPLPIVPGADVAGVVDAVGDQVRHVKPGDAVVLHPAVSCGVCRFCLQGEDNRCREYKVLGHRRDGGYADFIVVPAVNALPKPAGLTWEEAASMPLVFLTAWHMLVTLARLRPAETVLVMAAGSGVGIAAVQIARLIGATVIATAGTEAKRQRLRALGADHVVDHSDPAWPQRVLELTNRAGVDVVFEHVGEAVWDGVLQCLGWGGRLVTCGATTGAEARLNLRALFAKQWQIYGSYMGTRGELLALWPLVERGVLRPVVDRVFPLEEAAQAHAYMEARQHFGKVVLRVSA; this comes from the coding sequence ATGCGAGCCGTCGTCATCCGAGAACACGGGGGCCCGGAAGTCTTGCGGGTGGAAGAGCGACCCGTGCCGGACGTCGGGCCGGCCGACATCCGGGTTCGGGTCCGGGCCGTCGCCCTCAACCATCTGGACCTCTGGACCCGCCGGGGCATCCCGGGCGTGCGCCTCCCTCTGCCCATCGTCCCGGGCGCCGACGTCGCCGGCGTCGTCGACGCCGTCGGCGACCAGGTCCGTCACGTAAAGCCCGGCGATGCGGTCGTCCTCCATCCGGCCGTCAGTTGCGGCGTCTGTCGGTTCTGCCTCCAGGGGGAGGACAACCGGTGCCGGGAATATAAGGTCCTGGGCCATCGGCGGGACGGCGGCTACGCCGACTTCATCGTCGTCCCGGCCGTCAATGCGCTCCCCAAGCCGGCGGGTCTGACGTGGGAGGAGGCGGCCTCGATGCCCCTGGTCTTTCTCACGGCGTGGCACATGCTCGTGACCCTCGCCCGGCTCCGGCCGGCCGAGACGGTCCTCGTGATGGCCGCCGGGAGCGGCGTCGGCATCGCCGCCGTCCAGATCGCCCGGCTGATCGGGGCGACGGTCATCGCCACGGCCGGGACGGAGGCCAAGCGTCAGCGGCTTCGGGCCCTGGGCGCCGACCACGTCGTCGACCATTCGGACCCGGCGTGGCCCCAACGGGTCCTGGAACTGACGAACCGGGCCGGCGTGGACGTCGTCTTCGAGCACGTCGGCGAGGCCGTCTGGGACGGCGTCCTGCAGTGCCTCGGCTGGGGGGGTCGTCTCGTGACCTGCGGGGCCACGACGGGCGCCGAGGCCCGGCTGAACCTTCGGGCCCTCTTCGCCAAGCAGTGGCAGATCTACGGCTCTTACATGGGGACGCGGGGGGAGCTCCTGGCGCTGTGGCCCCTCGTCGAGCGGGGCGTCCTGCGGCCCGTCGTCGACCGGG